In Dermacentor andersoni chromosome 4, qqDerAnde1_hic_scaffold, whole genome shotgun sequence, the following proteins share a genomic window:
- the LOC126536174 gene encoding very long chain fatty acid elongase AAEL008004-like yields the protein MENSGTAAVALDSTAATVFLRRDPRTEGWALVGNKQFIVGLLCAYVYVVKVAGPRFMQGRKPYENLKPVIVIYNAAMVVLNWYFMVAYLTRSYLGGGYSFVCQGIDYDARDEMTMSFLAHCWWYEWVRVADFLDTAFFVLRKKDSHISVLHVVHHVLVVFNGWYGLAYGADGHIALTLIFNSFVHVVMYSYYFLSLLGPAVRKHLWWKRYLTQLQMFQFAVLIAHGLVPLFLECGYPLAHVYIGLPQGLFFLVMFLNFYLRNYNDRKKMTASHNASKIKVQ from the coding sequence ATGGAGAACTCGGGCACGGCGGCCGTCGCCTTGGATTCGACGGCGGCGACAGTGTTCCTGCGGCGGGACCCCCGCACGGAGGGCTGGGCCCTGGTGGGCAACAAGCAGTTCATCGTGGGGCTGCTCTGCGCCTACGTCTATGTCGTCAAGGTGGCCGGGCCCCGCTTCATGCAGGGCCGCAAGCCGTACGAGAACCTCAAGCCGGTGATTGTGATCTACAACGCCGCCATGGTGGTGCTCAACTGGTACTTCATGGTGGCCTACCTGACGAGGAGCTACTTGGGCGGCGGCTACAGCTTCGTGTGCCAGGGCATCGACTACGACGCGCGCGACGAAATGACCATGAGCTTCCTCGCGCACTGCTGGTGGTACGAGTGGGTGAGGGTCGCGGACTTTCTGGACACGGCGTTCTTCGTGCTGCGCAAGAAGGACTCACACATTTCCGTGCTGCACGTAGTCCACCACGTCCTGGTGGTCTTCAACGGCTGGTACGGGCTCGCGTACGGAGCCGACGGGCACATCGCCTTGACCCTGATCTTCAACAGCTTCGTGCACGTGGTGATGTACTCGTACTACTTCCTCTCCTTGCTGGGCCCCGCGGTCCGCAAGCACCTCTGGTGGAAGAGGTACCTCACCCAGCTGCAGATGTTCCAGTTCGCTGTGCTGATCGCGCACGGGTTGGTGCCGCTGTTCCTTGAGTGCGGATACCCACTGGCGCACGTGTACATCGGCCTGCCCCAGGGACTCTTCTTTCTCGTCATGTTTCTCAACTTTTACTTGAGGAACTACAACGACAGGAAAAAAATGACAGCGTCACATAACGCCTCGAAGATCAAGGTTCAGTGA